A window of Catenulispora sp. GP43 contains these coding sequences:
- a CDS encoding cation-translocating P-type ATPase, translated as MTATDTAPVESPGSPNDAGTAETVDERQPLAELYRDLHTSPKGLSERETARRRLVYGANELTRRGGRRWPRELLDQFTQPLAILLAVAAVLAWAGGTPALSIAVVAVILLNAGFAFVQEMQAERAVEALAAFLPATTKVVRDGVRGEIQARDLVPGDVLVVAEGDRVSADARIIDGDVLLDLSSLTGESEPVSRSRQPTAAPGSLLEAHDLVFSGSSCTGGEATAVVTRTGMHTELGRIAALSQRGTTERSPLETQVRRATWIIALVAVVMGAAFLPAGLAAGLDWSAAISFSIGLIVANVPEGLLPTITLALAAGVRELARKGAVVKRLSAVETLGSTTVICTDKTGTLTENRMRVTELWLTGTELDATTPVDDPRALALIRAAAACTTAEAPSDTQPNGTGDPTELALLRLADELGVAVDPAERTASRRAIFHFDARLKRMSTIDVDGATAAVHTKGALETVLPCCTRLLDQQGTERPLDDPARAELLQAMDRYAAGGLRVLAVASHTVDAGRTVPDKREDAESGLTLIGLVAMADPPRAGVAEAVVQAHGAGMRIHVITGDYGPTAAAIARQVGIGGRDGRIVAGPELDRLADAELDAVLAEAGEIVFARASPEAKLRICAALRARGEVVAMTGDGVNDAPALRHADIGVAMGRSGTDVAREAATMVLTDDHFATIVVAVDAGRRVFDNVRKFVLYIFAHAVPEVVPFLVFALSGGAIPLPLSVLQILAVDLGTETLPALALGREPAEPGLMSRPPRPRTAGVIDRVLLLRAWALLGSISAALVMGAFFFTLWRAGWHSGDPTGGSTPLHHAYLQATTITFAGIVSCQIGTAFASRTDRASLFTIGLWSNPLLLWGIAFELFFTATVIYTPPLQHIFGTAALSPAQLAVIAPFPVIVWGVDELVRWARRSRSEPAAPATPSPALSAAQ; from the coding sequence ATGACCGCCACTGACACAGCACCCGTCGAAAGTCCCGGGTCGCCGAACGACGCCGGCACAGCCGAAACCGTCGACGAACGTCAACCGCTGGCCGAGCTGTACCGTGATCTGCACACCTCACCGAAGGGACTGTCGGAACGGGAGACCGCCCGGCGGCGCCTGGTCTACGGCGCGAACGAACTGACCCGGCGCGGCGGCCGGCGGTGGCCTCGGGAGCTGCTCGATCAGTTCACCCAGCCGCTGGCGATCCTATTGGCGGTCGCGGCGGTGCTGGCGTGGGCCGGTGGCACGCCGGCGCTGTCCATCGCCGTCGTGGCCGTGATCCTGCTCAACGCCGGATTCGCGTTCGTGCAGGAGATGCAGGCCGAGCGTGCGGTGGAGGCCCTGGCCGCGTTCCTGCCCGCGACGACGAAGGTGGTACGCGACGGGGTGCGGGGCGAGATCCAGGCCCGGGACCTGGTTCCCGGCGACGTCCTGGTCGTCGCCGAAGGCGACCGGGTCAGCGCGGACGCGCGGATCATCGACGGGGACGTCCTGCTGGACTTGTCGTCGTTGACCGGCGAATCGGAGCCGGTGAGCCGTTCCAGGCAGCCGACGGCAGCGCCCGGTTCTCTGCTGGAGGCACACGACCTGGTCTTCAGCGGCTCCAGCTGTACCGGCGGCGAGGCGACCGCCGTGGTGACCCGGACCGGCATGCACACCGAGCTCGGGCGGATCGCCGCCCTGTCCCAACGCGGGACCACCGAGCGGAGCCCTTTGGAGACCCAGGTGCGACGCGCGACCTGGATCATCGCGCTCGTCGCGGTCGTGATGGGAGCCGCCTTCCTGCCCGCCGGGCTCGCCGCCGGCCTGGACTGGAGCGCGGCGATCAGCTTCTCGATCGGGCTGATCGTCGCCAACGTGCCCGAAGGACTGCTCCCGACCATCACCCTGGCGCTGGCCGCCGGAGTACGCGAACTCGCGCGAAAGGGTGCCGTCGTCAAGCGGCTGTCCGCGGTGGAGACGCTCGGATCGACCACCGTGATCTGCACCGACAAGACCGGGACCCTCACCGAGAACCGGATGCGTGTCACCGAACTCTGGCTGACCGGTACCGAACTCGACGCCACGACTCCGGTCGACGATCCGCGGGCCCTGGCACTCATCCGGGCCGCAGCGGCCTGCACGACCGCCGAGGCTCCCAGCGACACCCAGCCGAACGGCACCGGCGACCCGACCGAACTCGCCCTCCTGAGGCTGGCCGACGAACTCGGCGTCGCCGTCGATCCCGCCGAACGAACGGCCTCCCGGCGCGCGATATTCCACTTCGACGCACGCTTGAAGCGGATGTCGACCATCGATGTGGACGGTGCGACTGCCGCCGTCCACACGAAAGGTGCGCTGGAGACGGTCCTGCCGTGCTGCACGCGACTGCTCGACCAGCAGGGCACAGAGCGTCCGCTGGACGATCCGGCGCGAGCCGAATTGCTGCAGGCCATGGATCGCTACGCGGCTGGCGGCCTTAGAGTCCTGGCGGTCGCGAGTCACACGGTGGACGCCGGCCGGACCGTCCCGGACAAGCGCGAGGACGCCGAGTCCGGGCTCACCCTGATCGGGCTGGTCGCGATGGCCGACCCGCCGCGCGCCGGGGTCGCCGAAGCGGTGGTCCAGGCCCATGGGGCCGGGATGCGGATCCATGTCATCACCGGCGACTACGGCCCGACGGCGGCTGCGATCGCCCGGCAGGTCGGTATCGGCGGCCGGGACGGCCGGATCGTGGCCGGGCCGGAGCTGGACCGGCTGGCCGATGCCGAGCTGGACGCGGTGCTCGCCGAGGCCGGCGAGATCGTGTTCGCGCGTGCGTCCCCGGAGGCCAAGCTCCGGATCTGTGCGGCGCTGCGAGCCCGTGGTGAGGTCGTGGCGATGACCGGGGACGGCGTCAACGACGCCCCGGCGCTGCGGCACGCGGACATCGGCGTGGCGATGGGCAGGTCCGGGACCGACGTCGCCCGGGAGGCCGCGACGATGGTCCTGACCGACGACCACTTCGCCACCATCGTCGTCGCGGTCGACGCCGGGCGGCGGGTGTTCGACAACGTCCGCAAGTTCGTGCTCTACATCTTCGCCCACGCGGTCCCGGAAGTGGTGCCGTTCCTGGTGTTCGCTCTGTCCGGCGGCGCGATCCCGCTGCCGTTGAGCGTGCTGCAGATCCTCGCGGTCGACCTGGGCACCGAGACGCTCCCGGCACTGGCTCTGGGCCGCGAGCCGGCCGAACCCGGGCTGATGAGCCGGCCGCCCAGGCCGCGCACCGCGGGCGTCATCGACCGCGTACTGCTCCTGCGCGCCTGGGCCCTGCTCGGATCGATCTCGGCGGCGCTGGTGATGGGGGCGTTCTTCTTCACGCTGTGGCGGGCCGGCTGGCATTCCGGCGACCCGACCGGAGGCAGCACCCCACTGCACCACGCCTACCTCCAGGCCACAACGATCACCTTCGCAGGCATCGTCTCCTGCCAGATAGGCACCGCCTTCGCCTCCCGGACAGACCGGGCCTCCCTGTTCACCATCGGCTTGTGGTCCAACCCGCTGCTGCTGTGGGGCATCGCCTTCGAGCTGTTCTTCACCGCAACCGTCATCTACACACCGCCGCTACAGCACATCTTCGGAACCGCGGCGCTGAGCCCGGCACAGCTGGCCGTCATCGCCCCGTTCCCGGTCATCGTCTGGGGCGTCGACGAACTCGTCCGCTGGGCCCGTCGCAGCAGGAGCGAACCCGCCGCCCCCGCGACTCCCAGTCCGGCGCTCTCCGCCGCACAGTAA
- a CDS encoding general stress protein, with protein sequence MMNTATSASMRITIAAASGDQVSLGSYPTYAEAQSVIERLADQQFEVETTEIIGNDLRMVEQVTGRLTWPRALIGGIGSGAWFGLFVGLLIDILTTVSFGRALLFGLVWGVIFGGVYAAVSYGLTAGRRDFTSRSAIVPSRFEVLVAAAHSDRAHALLAASPR encoded by the coding sequence ATGATGAACACCGCGACATCGGCAAGCATGCGGATCACCATCGCAGCGGCATCGGGCGACCAGGTGTCGCTGGGTTCGTACCCGACCTACGCGGAGGCGCAGAGCGTGATCGAGCGTCTCGCCGACCAGCAGTTCGAGGTCGAGACGACCGAGATCATCGGCAACGACCTGCGCATGGTGGAACAGGTGACCGGCCGGTTGACCTGGCCGCGCGCGCTGATCGGCGGCATCGGCTCCGGGGCGTGGTTCGGGCTGTTCGTCGGCCTGCTCATCGACATCCTGACCACCGTGTCCTTCGGCCGCGCGCTGCTCTTCGGCCTGGTCTGGGGCGTGATCTTCGGCGGCGTCTACGCGGCCGTCAGCTACGGCCTGACAGCCGGCCGCCGCGACTTCACCTCCCGCAGCGCCATCGTTCCGAGCCGCTTCGAGGTCCTGGTGGCCGCGGCGCACAGCGACCGCGCCCACGCCCTGCTGGCCGCCTCCCCGCGATAA
- a CDS encoding three-helix bundle dimerization domain-containing protein, with product MDVDLMTATRPAHPAPATLDERAHKMTVSARQNHEDHAITQVCERLRTVFGDRSRSEVDGVVTRVTESFATARIRDFVPLLVERMSRDELSHRFGPVRGLRR from the coding sequence ATGGACGTGGACCTCATGACCGCCACCCGGCCGGCCCACCCGGCTCCGGCAACGCTCGACGAGAGGGCTCACAAGATGACCGTGTCGGCTCGGCAGAATCACGAGGACCACGCCATCACGCAGGTGTGCGAAAGGCTCCGGACGGTGTTCGGCGACCGCAGCCGGTCCGAGGTCGACGGCGTCGTCACCCGAGTGACGGAGAGCTTCGCGACCGCGCGAATCCGTGACTTCGTCCCCTTGCTCGTCGAGCGGATGTCCCGGGACGAGCTCAGCCACCGCTTCGGCCCGGTCCGAGGTCTGCGCCGCTGA
- a CDS encoding NADH-quinone oxidoreductase subunit D, translating into MTILRSDPSALSSPGPDTEEPASFTVGGGDWDEVLRGVAEGADDHVIVNMGPQHPSTHGVLRLILELDGESVVQARCGIGYLHTGIEKNLEYRNWTQGVTFVTRADYLAPVFNEAAYCLAVERLLGVTEQLPPRATAIRVLLMELNRISSHLVALATGGLELGALTVMTNCFRERELVLDVMEAVTGQRMNHAFVRPGGVAQDLPPEAPASIRELLRVLPSRLRDLQRLLDHNPVFLARTASVGHLDLAGCLALGVTGPVLRSAGLPHDLRKSEPYCGYEDYDFEVPTRAGADVYSRYLIRVAEMKESLTIIEQCMDRMPPGPVMVGDPKIAWPAQLALGGDGLGNSAGYVREIMAESMEALIIHFKLVTEGFSVPAGSVYQAVESPRGELGLHLVSDGGTRPYRAHMRDPSFTNLQAVPAMVEGGMLADVVAVLSSLDPVLGGSDR; encoded by the coding sequence ATGACGATACTGAGATCCGACCCAAGCGCATTGTCGAGCCCGGGCCCCGACACCGAGGAGCCGGCGAGCTTCACCGTCGGCGGAGGCGACTGGGACGAGGTGCTGCGCGGCGTCGCCGAGGGCGCCGACGACCACGTCATCGTGAACATGGGGCCGCAGCACCCCTCGACCCATGGCGTCCTGCGGCTCATCCTGGAGCTCGACGGTGAGAGCGTCGTGCAGGCCCGGTGCGGCATCGGATACCTGCACACCGGTATCGAGAAGAATCTGGAGTACCGCAACTGGACCCAGGGCGTCACCTTCGTCACCCGCGCCGACTACCTGGCGCCGGTCTTCAACGAGGCGGCGTACTGCCTGGCCGTCGAGCGGCTCCTGGGCGTCACCGAGCAGCTGCCGCCGCGCGCCACGGCCATCAGGGTCCTGCTGATGGAGCTGAACCGGATATCCTCCCACCTGGTGGCCCTGGCCACCGGAGGGCTGGAACTCGGCGCGCTCACCGTGATGACCAACTGCTTCCGGGAACGCGAGCTGGTCCTGGACGTCATGGAAGCCGTCACCGGGCAGCGCATGAACCACGCCTTCGTGCGTCCCGGCGGCGTCGCGCAGGACCTGCCGCCCGAAGCCCCCGCCTCGATCCGCGAGCTGCTGCGCGTCCTTCCCAGCCGCCTGCGGGATCTTCAGCGGCTGCTGGACCACAATCCGGTGTTCCTGGCCAGGACCGCATCGGTCGGCCATCTCGACCTGGCCGGGTGCCTGGCGCTGGGCGTGACCGGACCCGTGCTGCGCTCCGCCGGCCTTCCCCATGACCTGCGCAAATCCGAGCCCTACTGCGGCTATGAGGACTACGACTTCGAAGTACCGACCCGGGCCGGAGCCGACGTCTACAGCCGCTACCTGATCCGCGTCGCAGAGATGAAGGAATCACTGACGATCATCGAACAGTGCATGGACCGGATGCCCCCGGGGCCGGTCATGGTCGGCGACCCCAAAATCGCCTGGCCTGCGCAGCTCGCACTCGGCGGCGACGGCCTGGGCAACTCCGCCGGCTACGTCCGCGAGATCATGGCCGAATCCATGGAAGCCCTCATCATCCACTTCAAACTGGTCACCGAAGGCTTCTCGGTCCCCGCCGGATCGGTGTACCAGGCGGTGGAATCACCCCGTGGAGAGCTCGGCCTCCACCTCGTCAGCGACGGCGGCACGCGTCCCTATCGAGCACACATGCGTGACCCGTCCTTCACCAACCTGCAAGCCGTGCCGGCCATGGTCGAGGGCGGCATGCTCGCCGACGTCGTCGCCGTCCTGTCCTCCCTGGACCCGGTACTCGGCGGCTCCGACCGCTGA
- a CDS encoding LemA family protein has translation MTAAIIVVVIVLVVVLAAGLGYNSLVRKRNRTSEAWSQIDVELKRRHDLIPNLVQTVRGYATHESGTFEAVTDARARAVTAGVTADPKAVAAAENTLSSSLRSLFAVAENYPMLRAQEGFLALQEQLAATEDKLEYARRYYNTSARDYNTATQSFPRTLIASPFGFHPVVFFQADETDKDVPVVDFTTATTAGAPPTQG, from the coding sequence ATGACCGCAGCCATCATCGTCGTAGTAATCGTCCTGGTCGTGGTGCTGGCCGCCGGGCTCGGTTACAACAGCCTGGTCCGTAAGCGCAACCGGACCAGCGAGGCCTGGTCGCAGATCGACGTGGAACTCAAGCGCCGCCACGACCTGATCCCGAACCTGGTGCAAACCGTGCGGGGCTACGCCACCCACGAGAGCGGAACGTTCGAGGCGGTGACCGACGCCCGCGCCCGGGCGGTGACCGCCGGGGTCACGGCCGATCCGAAGGCCGTCGCCGCTGCGGAGAACACGCTGAGCAGTTCCCTGCGTTCGCTGTTCGCGGTCGCTGAGAACTATCCGATGTTGCGTGCCCAGGAGGGATTCCTGGCGCTGCAGGAGCAGTTGGCCGCTACCGAGGACAAGCTGGAGTACGCCCGCCGCTACTACAACACCAGCGCCCGGGACTACAACACCGCCACGCAGTCGTTCCCGCGCACGCTGATCGCCTCGCCGTTCGGCTTCCACCCGGTGGTGTTCTTCCAGGCCGACGAGACCGACAAGGACGTCCCCGTCGTCGACTTCACCACCGCGACCACAGCCGGCGCGCCGCCGACCCAAGGCTGA
- a CDS encoding phosphoketolase, giving the protein MDSRRPSPPGSRREGPVALTVHALHPHRTDRTDLHAVDHYWRAANYLSVGQLYLRDNALLHHELKPSDIKSRPLGHWGTSPGLNFVHAHLNRLIKEHDLDLITVLGPGHGGPAALACSWLDGTYTDHYPDVTRDVAGMRKLFAAFSTPGGVPSHIAANVPGSIHEGGELGYSLAHAFGAAFDNPDLIVACVVGDGETETGPLATSWQSIRYLNPTRDGAVLPILHLNGYKTANPTVLDRIPREQLDNLLAAYGYDPRWVVGDDPHSMHHAMAEALNGALATIRLIQTAKRFPKSASAAIPPWPMIVLRTPKDWTGPHIDDGVGDERTWRRHHAPPAGVREDAKHRRVLTDWMNSYRPKELFDHFGRPKPEVLSCLPEGERRVGANRHADGGLLTRSLDLPPLGAHAVDVDKPGGTLHEPTRILGTWLRDVIEADAGRRAFRLFGPDQTASNHLDAVFEVTDRVWTLTTQPGEDRLAPDGRVMEVRSEHLCQGWLEGYLLTGRHGMFTCDEAFIHVIDSMLNEHVRWLKTAAASRWRAPVPSLNYLLTSRVRRQDPGFLGHVANKTADVVRIYLPPDANTLLSVAEHCLRSRNLVNVIFAGKNPGPDWLSPDEAVLHCERGLGIWDWAGTEDDFATEPDVVLACAGDVPTLEVLAASKLIREHILGLRVRVVNVVDLMRLQPESENPHGSPDAEFDAIFTTDKPVIFAFHGYASLIHRLAHGRHGHVNLHVRGYKEQGSATTPFDVLVRNDMDRFQLVCDVIDRVPHLASEATAVRQAMTDARARHRDWILEHDEDLPEIRTWTWTS; this is encoded by the coding sequence ATGGACAGCCGACGTCCGTCCCCACCCGGGTCCCGGAGAGAAGGTCCTGTTGCCTTGACCGTCCATGCCCTTCACCCGCACCGCACCGACCGCACCGACCTTCATGCCGTGGACCACTACTGGCGTGCCGCGAACTATCTGTCCGTCGGACAGCTCTACCTGCGGGACAACGCCCTGCTCCACCACGAGCTGAAGCCCTCCGACATCAAGTCGCGGCCGCTGGGCCACTGGGGTACCAGCCCCGGGCTGAACTTCGTCCACGCGCATCTCAACCGCCTGATCAAAGAACACGACCTGGACCTGATCACGGTCCTGGGCCCCGGACACGGCGGCCCCGCGGCCCTGGCCTGTTCCTGGCTGGACGGCACCTACACCGACCACTACCCCGACGTCACCCGCGACGTGGCCGGGATGCGCAAGCTGTTCGCGGCGTTCTCCACGCCCGGCGGCGTGCCCAGCCACATCGCGGCCAACGTCCCCGGCTCCATCCACGAGGGCGGCGAGCTCGGCTACAGCCTGGCCCACGCCTTCGGCGCCGCCTTCGACAACCCGGATTTGATCGTGGCCTGCGTCGTCGGCGACGGCGAGACCGAGACCGGCCCGCTGGCCACCTCCTGGCAATCGATCAGGTACCTGAATCCGACCCGCGACGGCGCGGTCCTGCCGATCCTGCACCTGAACGGCTACAAGACCGCCAACCCGACCGTGCTGGACCGCATCCCGCGCGAGCAGCTCGACAACCTCCTCGCGGCCTATGGCTACGACCCGCGCTGGGTGGTCGGCGACGACCCGCACAGCATGCACCACGCGATGGCCGAAGCCCTCAACGGCGCCCTGGCCACCATCCGGCTCATCCAGACCGCGAAGCGATTCCCCAAGAGCGCGAGCGCCGCGATCCCGCCCTGGCCGATGATCGTCCTGCGCACTCCGAAGGACTGGACCGGACCGCACATCGACGACGGTGTCGGCGACGAACGCACATGGCGTCGGCACCATGCACCGCCGGCCGGGGTGCGCGAGGACGCGAAGCACCGCCGCGTGCTGACGGACTGGATGAATTCCTACCGGCCTAAGGAGCTGTTCGACCACTTCGGCCGGCCCAAGCCGGAGGTGCTGTCCTGTCTGCCGGAAGGCGAGCGGCGCGTCGGCGCCAACCGGCACGCCGACGGCGGCCTGCTGACCCGGTCCCTGGACCTGCCGCCGCTCGGCGCCCACGCGGTCGACGTCGACAAGCCCGGCGGCACCCTGCACGAGCCGACCCGGATACTCGGCACCTGGCTGCGCGACGTGATCGAAGCCGATGCCGGCCGCCGCGCCTTTCGGCTGTTCGGCCCCGACCAGACCGCCTCGAACCACCTGGACGCCGTCTTCGAGGTCACCGACCGGGTCTGGACGCTGACGACCCAGCCCGGCGAGGACCGCCTGGCCCCCGACGGCCGGGTCATGGAGGTCCGGAGCGAGCACCTGTGCCAGGGCTGGTTGGAGGGCTACCTGCTCACCGGACGCCACGGGATGTTCACCTGCGACGAGGCGTTCATCCACGTCATCGACTCGATGCTGAACGAACACGTCAGGTGGCTGAAGACCGCGGCCGCCTCGCGGTGGCGGGCTCCGGTGCCTTCGCTGAACTACCTGCTGACCTCCCGTGTGCGGCGCCAGGACCCCGGATTCTTGGGACACGTGGCGAACAAGACCGCCGACGTCGTGCGCATCTACCTACCGCCTGACGCCAATACCCTGCTTTCCGTCGCAGAGCACTGTCTGCGCAGCCGGAATCTGGTCAACGTGATCTTCGCCGGGAAGAATCCGGGCCCGGACTGGCTGTCACCGGACGAGGCCGTCCTGCACTGCGAGCGCGGCCTGGGCATCTGGGACTGGGCCGGCACCGAGGACGACTTCGCCACCGAACCCGATGTGGTGCTGGCCTGCGCCGGCGACGTCCCAACCCTGGAGGTTCTCGCGGCCTCCAAGCTGATCCGCGAGCACATCCTGGGTCTACGGGTGCGCGTGGTGAACGTGGTGGACCTGATGCGGCTGCAGCCCGAGTCCGAGAACCCGCACGGCTCACCCGATGCCGAGTTCGATGCCATTTTCACCACGGACAAGCCGGTCATCTTCGCGTTCCACGGCTACGCCTCCCTCATCCACCGCCTGGCCCACGGCCGGCACGGCCACGTGAACCTGCACGTGCGGGGCTACAAGGAGCAGGGCTCGGCCACCACGCCGTTCGACGTGCTGGTGCGCAACGACATGGACCGTTTCCAACTGGTCTGCGATGTCATCGACCGCGTTCCCCACCTGGCATCCGAGGCGACGGCCGTGCGGCAGGCCATGACCGACGCCCGGGCCCGGCACCGCGACTGGATCCTCGAGCACGACGAGGACCTGCCGGAGATCCGCACATGGACGTGGACCTCATGA
- a CDS encoding universal stress protein, which yields MPDQTTDREHRIVVGVDGSPCSKTALRWAMNQARQTGADVEAVAAWQFPTVYGAGFGYAYPSSTFDGGSVAADALKALDETVSDVCAESDQPVKVLTRVAEGHPAEVLITAAAGARMLVVGTRGHGSFAGILLGSVSQHCVQHAPCPVVVVPPAVETAASHIPNTDDAWSQS from the coding sequence ATGCCAGATCAGACCACAGACCGAGAACACCGCATCGTCGTCGGAGTCGACGGATCGCCTTGCTCGAAGACAGCCCTGCGCTGGGCCATGAACCAGGCACGGCAGACCGGAGCCGACGTCGAAGCCGTCGCCGCCTGGCAGTTCCCGACCGTGTACGGAGCCGGTTTCGGCTACGCGTATCCGTCTTCGACGTTCGACGGCGGCAGCGTCGCCGCCGACGCCCTGAAGGCTCTGGACGAGACCGTCTCCGACGTCTGCGCAGAGTCGGACCAGCCGGTCAAGGTCCTCACCCGCGTGGCCGAGGGCCATCCCGCCGAAGTGCTGATCACGGCTGCGGCCGGCGCGCGAATGCTGGTGGTCGGCACCCGCGGGCACGGCAGCTTCGCCGGGATCCTCCTCGGCTCAGTCAGCCAACACTGCGTCCAGCACGCACCGTGCCCCGTCGTGGTCGTCCCCCCGGCAGTCGAGACCGCCGCATCGCACATCCCGAACACCGATGACGCCTGGAGCCAGTCATGA
- a CDS encoding M48 family metalloprotease, whose translation MYEQIARNKRRTIVYIALFFLAWLGIGAIIGALYAAMSPAPAGTTGGTAAPGDIVLGLVIAALVALAGIAFTLRSGTRLVLSVAGAKPADPQQNAQLYNLVSALALGDGVPMPAVYIVADPSPNAFATGLSPSRSAVTVTSGLLAMMDREELEGVLAHEMSHIKNYDTRLLLVVSTLIGLAALLAGLVWRSAFFMRSRGRDGAQLMLLAFAAGALLSVVGFLLGPLIRLALSRRRESLADASGVELSRNPAGLLNALRKLQANDIPLAHTNHATAAMCIDDPLQHHTGRVHRLFDTHPPIADRIAVLEAMQQGLTV comes from the coding sequence ATGTACGAGCAGATCGCCCGCAACAAGCGACGCACGATCGTCTACATCGCCCTGTTCTTCCTCGCCTGGCTGGGGATCGGAGCGATCATCGGGGCACTGTACGCCGCGATGTCACCCGCGCCGGCCGGGACCACCGGCGGCACTGCCGCGCCCGGCGACATCGTGCTCGGACTCGTCATCGCCGCCCTGGTCGCCCTGGCCGGGATCGCGTTCACCCTGCGCTCCGGGACGCGCCTGGTCCTGTCGGTGGCCGGAGCCAAGCCCGCGGACCCGCAGCAGAACGCGCAACTGTACAACCTGGTCTCGGCGCTCGCCCTCGGCGACGGGGTCCCGATGCCCGCCGTGTACATCGTCGCCGATCCCTCGCCGAACGCCTTCGCCACCGGCCTGAGCCCGTCGCGGTCTGCGGTGACGGTGACCTCCGGTCTGCTGGCGATGATGGACCGCGAGGAGCTCGAAGGCGTCCTGGCCCACGAGATGAGCCACATCAAGAACTACGACACCCGGCTGCTGCTCGTGGTCAGTACCCTGATCGGCCTGGCGGCGCTGCTCGCCGGGCTCGTCTGGCGCAGTGCGTTCTTCATGCGGTCCCGCGGCCGCGACGGCGCCCAGCTGATGCTGCTGGCCTTCGCCGCCGGGGCGCTGCTGTCCGTCGTCGGATTCCTGCTCGGCCCGCTGATCCGCCTGGCGCTGTCCCGGCGTCGGGAGTCCCTGGCAGACGCCAGCGGCGTGGAACTGTCCCGCAACCCCGCCGGACTGCTCAACGCCCTGCGCAAACTCCAAGCCAACGACATCCCGCTGGCACACACCAACCACGCCACCGCCGCGATGTGCATCGACGACCCGCTCCAACACCACACCGGTCGGGTGCACCGCCTGTTCGACACCCACCCGCCGATCGCCGACCGCATCGCCGTCCTGGAAGCCATGCAGCAAGGCCTCACCGTGTAG
- a CDS encoding universal stress protein, translating to MNHNVVVGYDHTAPSERALAEGTREAVARGGVLRIVHSYHWPVAGRLSSQPEMSQEACHDAAEVLLEAAANGVRAGHPEIDVQTRAVAGYAATALVEACRDAELLVVGNRGTGGFDGLMVGSVSLRALAGVVCPVIMVRGEERPARSAVLAAVDLAGPCDRVFDFAFTLAARRGAALTVVHVWDEPWFLPYNEGDSAFENTANVKDEWAIRLEAVVQPWRSKYSEVAVTELIGAGPAGAELVEASKGFDLLVVGAQRHGGNLHGIRIGPVAHATLHHAECPVAVVPLD from the coding sequence ATGAACCACAACGTCGTCGTCGGCTACGACCACACCGCGCCCAGCGAGCGTGCACTGGCTGAGGGCACCCGTGAGGCCGTCGCCCGGGGCGGTGTGCTGCGTATCGTCCATTCCTACCACTGGCCGGTCGCGGGCCGGCTGTCCTCGCAGCCCGAGATGTCCCAAGAAGCGTGCCACGACGCGGCCGAGGTACTGCTGGAAGCGGCCGCGAATGGCGTCCGCGCCGGCCATCCGGAGATCGACGTCCAGACCCGCGCCGTCGCCGGATACGCGGCCACGGCGCTGGTCGAGGCCTGTCGCGACGCCGAACTGCTGGTCGTCGGCAACCGCGGCACCGGCGGGTTCGACGGACTGATGGTCGGCTCGGTGTCGCTGCGGGCGCTGGCCGGGGTCGTCTGTCCGGTCATCATGGTCCGCGGCGAGGAACGCCCGGCCCGGAGCGCGGTGCTGGCCGCCGTCGACCTCGCCGGGCCCTGCGACCGGGTCTTCGACTTCGCCTTCACCCTGGCCGCACGGCGCGGGGCCGCGCTGACCGTGGTGCATGTCTGGGACGAGCCGTGGTTTCTGCCCTACAACGAAGGCGACAGCGCCTTCGAGAACACCGCGAACGTCAAGGACGAGTGGGCGATCCGACTGGAAGCCGTGGTCCAGCCGTGGCGGTCCAAGTACTCCGAGGTGGCCGTCACCGAGCTCATCGGTGCCGGCCCGGCCGGTGCCGAGCTCGTCGAGGCCTCCAAGGGGTTCGATCTGCTCGTGGTCGGAGCCCAGCGCCACGGCGGCAACCTGCACGGCATACGGATCGGGCCGGTCGCGCACGCCACGCTGCACCACGCCGAGTGCCCCGTCGCAGTGGTACCGCTCGACTGA